Proteins encoded in a region of the Bactrocera tryoni isolate S06 chromosome 4, CSIRO_BtryS06_freeze2, whole genome shotgun sequence genome:
- the LOC120774491 gene encoding protein obstructor-E, protein MKYSFLYLTLVTLTVCIVAESAFQCPKPEGEYPDDVQCDKYYQCNDGVAKEKLCPDGLVFDPLNRHINKCDQPFNVDCGDRTELQEPKSSKFCPRKNGFFAHPDSSVCDIFYNCIDGDALEMKCTVGLHFDEFGGTCVWPDTAKREGCEAPQKKSPTGFVCPKDRPKNDDKGQVVTHPKFPHPTDCQKFHVCLNGEDPRDLACQLGEVYNEETEMCDAPENVPGCEDWYKDSDDKKE, encoded by the exons gtgCATTCCAATGTCCCAAACCTGAAGGCGAATATCCTGATGATGTCCAGTGTGATAAATACTATCAATGTAATGATGGCGTAGCAAAAGAAAAGCTATGCCCAGATGGCTTAGTGTTCGATCCTCTCAATAGACACATCAATAAGTGTGACCAACCTTTCAATGTAGATTGCGGTGACCGAACTGAATTAC AGGAGCCAAAATCTTCGAAATTTTGTCCTCGTAAAAACGGATTCTTCGCACATCCTGATTCTTCTGTATgtgatattttttacaattgtaTCGATGGAGATGCTTTAGAAATGAAATGCACTGTTGGATTGCACTTTGATGAATTTGGTGGGACTTGTGTTTGGCCAGATACTGCAAAACGTGAAGGTTGCGAAGCACCACAGA AAAAATCTCCAACCGGATTTGTGTGCCCCAAGGATCGCCCAAAGAATGATGATAAAGGTCAGGTAGTTACTCATCCGAAGTTCCCCCATCCTACAGACTGTCAAAAATTCCATGTCTGCTTAAATGGGGAAGATCCACGCGACCTAGCCTGTCAATTAGGCGAAGTCTACAATGAAGAAACGGAGATGTGTGATGCTCCTGAAAATGTTCCCGGTTGTGAAGATTGGTACAAAGATTCCGATGACAAAAAAGAATAA